The Candidatus Latescibacterota bacterium sequence GACACCTCAGGGCCAGGTTCAGGTGATCCGTAGCCCACTCAAGATATCGCAAAGGCAGGCAAGCCCATTTCGCGAAGGAGGGGAGCTTTTCAGATGGAGAAGAAAGATTACCTCCGGCTAAGAAATCGTTATCGCCCGCCCAGAATACAGACAGTATTTATTCTTGAATCACCCCCCGCGTCCGGGAAGTATTTTTACGATCCGGACGGCTCAATTCACGAGCAACTATTTTCCGCGATGATGGACTTGCTAGATTTTGAACCCGAAACAAAACGAGATGGACTGGAGTATTTCTCCCGAACGGGGCACTTCCTAGTGGATGCTACCTATGAACCCGTCAATGAGTTGAGGGGCAAAACTCGCGAGGCTGCAATATTGAGAAATTATGATAATCTAGTGGAAGACCTCAGAGCCCTTGGTGCCTCCAATACAATTGACTTCGTTCTGATCAAGGCCAACATCTGTCAATTGCTTGGACCGAGATTAGAGGCCGATGGGTTTAATGTGCTTAATCGCGGTGTATCCATTCCTTTTCCTGGGTCTGGACAACAGGGAAATTTTCGCAAAGTGCTTCCAGAAGTGTACAAGTTCAAACCAACCGGCGCATGACAAAGCAAGCAAATTGACAATTGGCTCGTCGTGTACGCGTGTTTTGGTAGTTCTCGTTTCGCAGTAGGCTACTAAGAGAGTTGTTTCATATGAACCCGAGGTCCGACTGATGATCAAACTCACCGATTTCCTAATCGCCTGCAAGGTTCCGCTGAACCTCCTCAGTTACAAGGTCCATTTGGCTACCGGCTCGGACTGGCTACCTCTAGACGCCTTCTACGATGGCAAGTTCAAAGAGTGGCAAGAGAACCAGAACGGCAAAAACTTCAGCCGCGACATGGTCGTTGGGTTGATTCACGTGGAGGGCTCACGCGGGCTGTTCGCGGGCGTCTACCGAGTGCTTGGTTTTAACCCACAGGAGGGGAAGAGGGTACGGTATTCGACGGAATTGCTTGCCGGTCAGGATGATCTGATCGGGCGCGTAATCGTCGAGCATAAGAGGTCCGGTAGAGCCGCGTACTTGATTGGCAAGCCTGACGGCGGCCCCTTCCATGTATGCGAAATCCGTCCCCAGCCTATGACAATCCAGGATTTTCCCGGCTACCAGGAGGTTTGTGTCTCCTACGCGAAGCTCAAAATCATCATCGAACAGAATCTCGACACCTGGCGTGGGGCTCTTTCAAATATGAAAGGCGTGTACATCATCACGGATCTGAAAACCGGTCGTCTCTACGTTGGCAGCGCAACTGGTAGCGATGGCCTATGGCAGCGGTGGGGCAGCTACGTGAAGACCGGACACGGTGGGAACAAGGATCTGAAGCGGGTGCTCAAAGATAAGGGACCTCGTTACGTCGAACACTTCCAGTATTCACTGCTAGAGGTTGCGGATTCGCGGACGTCCGACGAGTACGTTCTTGAGCGCGAGTCGTTCTGGAAGGAAGTCCTCGCAAGTCGCAAATTCGGCTACAACGCGAACTAGAACGACCTCAAGGCCAGGTTCAGATAGGCGGTAGCGTACATTCGAGATGTCGGGAATAGGCGGGCAAGTCCAGTTGCCGTTATGCTACAATTTCATCGGCTAGAATAGATGGTAAGGACAACAATGCTCGGATCCGCAATCTCAAATTACAAGGACGCACATGGCTGAAAAAGAGGAATTGGAACGATGGGCGGTACTCGAATTTGCAAAGCTTTTTACAGCCAAGGCCAATCGAGGTGCTCTGCAATTTGTGGAATTGCTTAAGCCTCCAAGCCCAGATGCACTTTGCCACCTCGACAAATCAGATCTGTTTGTCGAGGTGGCCCATGTCTATGGAACTGAAACAGACGCGAAGATGGCTCTCGGACGTGAAGGCAAAAGCGCACCAGATCCAAGGGTACACAACGCCAATGCCATGATTTCTTTTGACCAACGCGTTATCGGGCCTTTAAACATATTGCTCAAGAAGAAAGCCGGAAAGACATATGACAAATCTCCAGTTTGGCTTCTGGTCCGATCCGGATTCCTGTTAATGGATTTCGATGACTTCTCTCTTTACCAAGATTCTATAGCTGTGCCCAAGAATCATCCATTTGAAGAAATCTGGCTGTTATGCGGAAAAACGTCAGATAGCGGGGCAATCCAGCTTGCCTCAAAGAATGCTGCTGAACGGCCTCACAAATGAGTCTCGTACGTCAAGGAAGGGTTCTTCCATGGATCTGGGTCATATCAGAAAAAACCGCAGGAAATATTACAAGTGCGCCACCTGCGAAAAACAGATATTTCAATTCCGCCAATGCCGGGTATGTTACTTTCGCGGCTGCCTAGAGCGTTACAAGCCTCTGGATATACTCCTAAAGGAATGTACTCAGCTTGAGCACGAACATGCGATATTTAAGAAAAAGAGAAACGAGATTTCCGACGAAGCGGAAACATTTCTTCGCAATATGCCGCTTTGGAAAAAGATATTAATAAACAAAAGTGACGGGAACGTAAAGCGGCTGTATAAAGAAAGAAGGCAAGTCAACGGCTTCTTATATCAGACCGCAGGAGACCTCATCACCGTTCAACGTGATATCAAGGCTGTGCGCGAACATGAAAGAAAGTTGCGCCAGGCACTGCGTAGCCGAGCTGAAACTGAAGATTGGGAAAGAGTGGCAAGAAAAGAATCGGATCGCTTTCGGAACGATTCATTGTCGGTAGCGGGAGAGCTAGACTACAACCGACACGAGTTCATAATAAGAAAGGTGGACTACAAACGAGGGAACAAATTAGAGAACTATGTAAGAAATGACCTGTCCTCCGATATCCTCAGAATCGCGGAGAACAAGTGCATTAACTGTGGGCTCCGCAATGATTTGACGTTTGACCACTTTGGAATTCCTAAGAATGAGGGCGGGAATTTTTTACTATTTACCAAGAACAAAGAGACTATTAAGGCCAATCTGGTCGTACTTTGCAGGAAGTGCAACTCGGCCAAGGGCGAGGATTCTCACCTCGTTTTCTTTCGGCCTGAAGTGCTTGAGAGGGCTGTCAGATTTCATGAGAAATTGGTCGAAACAGTTTTGAACAACAAAGAAGCAATGCTTGTTGTACTACAATGGTATTCATAGCCCTTTGTCTGATCTTGCCCGTGTATTTCCGACATCCGGTTCAGCCCATTCGAGATGTCGGAAAAAGGAAAGCAAGTCCAGGCTTTCAAGCTCTCGCTGCTGTTTAGGCATTTAGTGATTCGTTTTTGGAACACTGACGCCTTTTGTGGTGTACGAGGAAGGACTCTCGTGCGAAAATTAAGTCGCCTTACCTCATCTAACAAAAAGGTGGAATTCGCATGGCTGAGCCGCGTCACTTAGAGAACGCGCCCATCGTAGAGGCGATTATAGATGTTCGCGTCGCACTTCCAGACGGTTTTCCGGCTGAAGCCCTGTATAGTGCGAAAGATCTACTAGCTTCAGATTTTCCAGGCTTGCGCACCCAGTTCGAGTTCGAGAGTAAATTTCAAGTAGTTCCTAACGACATTCAAGCAGGCGAGATCAGGAACAAGGGCATTAAGGGATACATGTTCGTATCACCCGACGAAAAAGATCTCGTTCAGTTTCGGCTGAACGGATATACGCGCAATAGGCTGGCACCATACAGGAAGTGGGAAGAACTCCTTCCTAGCGCAATGGAACTTTGGACGGCGTATCACGATCTAACATCACCCGTCGAACTCAGCAGAGTTGCTACTCGATATATCAATCGGTTTAGTGTACCAGCTTTAACTACAGATTTTAGCGAGTACTTGGAGATGCCTCCGAGTATACCCGAGAATATTCCGAATGTTATTTCTGAATTCGCGTATAGGGCGGTACTTCACGATACCGATTCAGGATGCTCGGCTGTTTTTACACAGAAGATAGAGCCCGACATAAATGCAGACAGGACTGCTGTGATTGTAGACATAGATGCTTTTAAGCAATCGGACATTGAATTTGGGGACATAGAAGCCACGTTAAACGACCTGCACGAACTAAAGAACAGAATTTTCTTCAATACGCTAACTGAAAAAACCTTGGGGATGTTTGAATGAAGTCTGCACTTGTCGAACCATTCATGGGGACTTCACCGGCTACCGGTAGCAAAGCCTACAGTGAGGAATCTCAACAATCCGTTTTTCCCTCAAGGGCTTTTGGCTGTAGCGACACCAGTGCTTTGATTGGTGGATGCCTATTGTCCCAAGAAATCGTCAAAACCTACTTAGACGCTTTTACGGAAGGTTGGGATGGCTATGGTGCCGAACCTGTAACCCGCGAAACAGTTGCACATGCGATTGCGTTTGCTTCTACAATACCTAGTTCTTTCCCAATGCCTGACATTTGCGCCGACCCCGATGGAGATATTAATTTCGAATGGTACGATTCTCCCGGCCGCGTCTTTTCGATCAGTATCAACGCCGCGGGCTTGCTGAACTACGCTGGATTGTTCGGAAAGAGCTCCTCGTACGGTGTCGAAGAGTTTGCTGGCCTATTTCCTCGAGCATTTATCATTCTAATCCAAAGGCTGTATAGTAATGTGTGAGCGGATATTTGAAACGGACGCTGAGCCGGAAGAGCCGATTACCCGGTACGTACTGCATAGTGCCTGGATACGGACGAGCGACACGTCTGTAAGAAAGCAGGCATTCATGCCAAGAACAAACAAAGACAACAATCTAGACGAATTGTCGACGTATAGGACGGACGGATTTGATAAGAACAGAATCCGTGAGATCGGCGATTCCGTAGTTGCCGATACGCCCAATAATCTGTATGGACATGCAAGTACGATCGCGTCAAAATTTTTAGAAAAAAAACTACGTCTAGAAACGGACAACAAGCCTCTTCCGGGTCACACAAATGTCGTAGGATGGCCAGCAGACAAACCTTCTAAAATGGCTATTTCAGAACACTTGGCGAAGTTTGCCAAACTAACCCTGTACTAGCGTGGGGGTACAGGAAACGAACTTAAGCAATCCGCCAAGTAATGGTTCGGACAATAACCACAACAAAATCACGGTCGCATTCAAGGCACTAGCATCCA is a genomic window containing:
- a CDS encoding GIY-YIG nuclease family protein translates to MIKLTDFLIACKVPLNLLSYKVHLATGSDWLPLDAFYDGKFKEWQENQNGKNFSRDMVVGLIHVEGSRGLFAGVYRVLGFNPQEGKRVRYSTELLAGQDDLIGRVIVEHKRSGRAAYLIGKPDGGPFHVCEIRPQPMTIQDFPGYQEVCVSYAKLKIIIEQNLDTWRGALSNMKGVYIITDLKTGRLYVGSATGSDGLWQRWGSYVKTGHGGNKDLKRVLKDKGPRYVEHFQYSLLEVADSRTSDEYVLERESFWKEVLASRKFGYNAN
- a CDS encoding HNH endonuclease, with amino-acid sequence MDLGHIRKNRRKYYKCATCEKQIFQFRQCRVCYFRGCLERYKPLDILLKECTQLEHEHAIFKKKRNEISDEAETFLRNMPLWKKILINKSDGNVKRLYKERRQVNGFLYQTAGDLITVQRDIKAVREHERKLRQALRSRAETEDWERVARKESDRFRNDSLSVAGELDYNRHEFIIRKVDYKRGNKLENYVRNDLSSDILRIAENKCINCGLRNDLTFDHFGIPKNEGGNFLLFTKNKETIKANLVVLCRKCNSAKGEDSHLVFFRPEVLERAVRFHEKLVETVLNNKEAMLVVLQWYS
- a CDS encoding TIGR04255 family protein → MAEPRHLENAPIVEAIIDVRVALPDGFPAEALYSAKDLLASDFPGLRTQFEFESKFQVVPNDIQAGEIRNKGIKGYMFVSPDEKDLVQFRLNGYTRNRLAPYRKWEELLPSAMELWTAYHDLTSPVELSRVATRYINRFSVPALTTDFSEYLEMPPSIPENIPNVISEFAYRAVLHDTDSGCSAVFTQKIEPDINADRTAVIVDIDAFKQSDIEFGDIEATLNDLHELKNRIFFNTLTEKTLGMFE